In Indioceanicola profundi, the following proteins share a genomic window:
- the napF gene encoding ferredoxin-type protein NapF — protein sequence MQDVDLSRRWFLRRGKPAGPQPVRPPWAETEHFTDLCTRCGACIAACVDGVLVAGDGGFPEAVFETGECSFCGDCANACPEPIFVSRALDPWQIVASIGEACLAAGGTYCRSCGDACPETAIGFEVTLGGRAKAQVDGEACSGCGACVSVCPVGAVRVAPAEEGAGHGR from the coding sequence ATGCAGGATGTAGATCTGTCGCGGCGCTGGTTTCTGCGGCGGGGTAAGCCGGCGGGGCCGCAGCCCGTGCGCCCCCCCTGGGCGGAGACTGAGCATTTTACCGACCTTTGCACGCGGTGCGGCGCCTGCATCGCGGCCTGTGTTGACGGCGTGCTTGTCGCTGGGGACGGCGGCTTTCCGGAAGCCGTATTCGAGACTGGCGAATGCAGCTTCTGCGGGGATTGCGCCAACGCCTGCCCCGAACCGATCTTCGTCAGCCGTGCTCTCGACCCGTGGCAGATCGTGGCCAGTATCGGCGAGGCTTGTCTTGCTGCCGGCGGCACCTACTGCCGCAGTTGCGGCGATGCGTGCCCGGAGACGGCCATTGGATTCGAGGTCACTCTTGGCGGGCGGGCCAAGGCGCAGGTCGATGGAGAGGCATGCAGCGGGTGTGGCGCCTGTGTATCGGTCTGTCCCGTCGGCGCCGTGCGTGTCGCGCCGGCAGAAGAGGGGGCTGGTCATGGCCGATGA
- the napE gene encoding periplasmic nitrate reductase, NapE protein — protein sequence MDPSLNPRMQRRRELMMFFFLAFVIWPFVAVAVVGGYGFMVWMYQLIAGPPGPPHV from the coding sequence ATGGACCCGTCCTTGAACCCGCGCATGCAAAGGCGGCGCGAGTTGATGATGTTTTTCTTTCTTGCCTTTGTCATCTGGCCGTTCGTCGCCGTCGCGGTGGTTGGCGGGTACGGGTTCATGGTCTGGATGTATCAGTTGATCGCCGGTCCGCCGGGCCCGCCCCATGTTTGA
- a CDS encoding NapC/NirT family cytochrome c, with protein sequence MKIPGFLLRPWQIISKPATQLSLGFLTLGGFVAGVIFWGGFNTALEVTNTEQFCTGCHEMRDNVFEELKTTIHFSNRSGVRASCPDCHVPHEWTDKIARKMQASKEVWGKIFGTINTRDKFEAKRRELAEHEWARLKANDSLECRNCHSAESMDITRQGARAAQVHEAFLFTGERTCIDCHKGIAHRLPDMQGVPPGWSEAGTSGGMSAAGYFPTSSPSPALAD encoded by the coding sequence ATGAAAATACCGGGTTTCCTGCTCCGCCCCTGGCAAATCATCTCGAAACCGGCAACCCAGCTGAGCCTTGGCTTTCTCACCCTGGGCGGCTTCGTTGCCGGCGTTATCTTCTGGGGCGGCTTCAACACGGCGCTCGAGGTGACCAACACGGAGCAGTTCTGCACCGGTTGCCACGAGATGCGGGACAATGTGTTTGAGGAGCTGAAGACCACCATCCACTTCAGCAACCGGTCAGGGGTGCGCGCAAGCTGCCCGGATTGCCATGTCCCGCACGAGTGGACGGACAAGATCGCCCGCAAGATGCAGGCCTCCAAGGAGGTCTGGGGCAAGATCTTCGGCACGATCAACACGCGCGACAAGTTCGAAGCCAAGCGGCGCGAGTTGGCCGAGCACGAATGGGCCCGTCTCAAGGCGAACGACAGCCTGGAATGCCGGAACTGCCACAGCGCCGAGTCCATGGACATCACCAGGCAAGGTGCGCGGGCCGCGCAGGTCCATGAAGCCTTCCTGTTTACGGGCGAGCGCACCTGCATCGACTGCCATAAGGGCATTGCGCACCGCCTTCCGGACATGCAGGGGGTGCCGCCGGGGTGGAGCGAGGCCGGAACCAGCGGCGGGATGAGTGCAGCCGGCTATTTCCCCACATCCAGCCCGTCCCCGGCCTTGGCAGACTGA
- the napA gene encoding nitrate reductase catalytic subunit NapA yields the protein MQINHPGLSRRDFIKSQAVATAAVAAGISLPASAQAPLAVGEAAQLKWSKAPCRFCGTGCGVMVGVRDNQVVATHGDMQAEVNRGLNCVKGYFLSKIMYGADRLTTPLMRMRDGAYSKDGEFQPVSWEQAFDEMARQWKRVLKEKGPKAVGMFGSGQATIWEGYAQSKLMRAGFRSNNLDPNARHCMASAAVGFIRTFGMDEPMGCYDDIETTDAFVLWGSNMAEMHPILWTRVTDRRLSTPHVKVAVLSTFEHRTFDLADIPMVFHPGTDLAILNFVANHIIQTGRVNTEFVNSHTTFHEGVTDIGYGLRPEHELEMKATHARDAADSKPCDFNRFAELVKPYTLEYTAELTGVPKERLLALAELYADPKTKVVSFWTMGFNQHVRGVWCNHLVTNIHLLTGKISLPGNGPFSLTGQPSACGTAREVGVFAHRLPADMVVTNPEHRGTAEKIWKLPAGLLNGEPGYHAVMQDRMLKDGKLNAYWVMCNNNLQAAPNTEQETYPGYRNPANFIVVTDAYPTVTAMAADLVLPAAMWVEKEGAYGNAERRTHFWHQLVRAPGEARSDLWQLMEFSKRFTTDEVWPAEILDANPEYRGKTLYEVVFANGETNKYPVSDMEAGYENHEAQHFGFYVQKGLFEEYAEFGRHHGHDLAPFDTYHQVRGLRWPVVDGKETLWRYREGYDPYVPKGEGVRFYGMSDGKAKIISYPYEPPAEAPDPEFDLWLVTGRVLEHWHSGSMTMRVPELYKAFPMAVIFMHPDDAKARGLRRGSEVEVASRRGFIRTRVETRGRNRPPRGVVFVPWFDSARLINKVTLDATDPISKQTDFKKCAVKVTPVAA from the coding sequence ATGCAGATCAACCACCCCGGCCTATCCCGGCGTGACTTTATCAAGAGCCAGGCCGTGGCTACGGCTGCTGTGGCCGCCGGCATCAGCCTTCCGGCGTCGGCGCAGGCGCCGCTCGCGGTTGGTGAGGCTGCACAACTGAAATGGTCCAAGGCGCCATGCCGGTTCTGTGGCACCGGCTGCGGCGTCATGGTGGGGGTGCGGGACAATCAGGTCGTAGCCACCCACGGCGATATGCAGGCCGAGGTGAACCGCGGCCTGAACTGCGTGAAGGGCTATTTCCTCTCCAAAATCATGTACGGGGCCGACCGTCTGACCACCCCGTTGATGCGGATGCGGGACGGCGCCTATAGCAAGGATGGTGAGTTCCAGCCTGTTAGCTGGGAGCAGGCCTTCGACGAGATGGCGCGCCAGTGGAAGCGGGTCCTGAAGGAAAAGGGCCCCAAGGCCGTCGGCATGTTCGGCAGCGGTCAGGCCACGATCTGGGAAGGCTATGCGCAATCCAAGCTGATGCGGGCGGGGTTCCGCAGCAACAATCTCGACCCGAACGCCCGCCACTGCATGGCCTCGGCCGCCGTCGGCTTCATCCGCACCTTCGGGATGGACGAACCGATGGGCTGCTACGACGATATCGAGACCACGGATGCCTTTGTGCTCTGGGGTTCGAACATGGCGGAGATGCACCCGATCCTCTGGACCCGCGTGACGGATCGGCGGCTGTCCACGCCCCATGTCAAGGTGGCCGTGCTCTCCACCTTCGAGCACCGCACCTTTGACCTGGCCGATATCCCCATGGTGTTCCATCCGGGAACCGACCTGGCGATCCTGAACTTCGTGGCCAACCACATCATCCAGACCGGCCGGGTCAACACGGAGTTCGTGAACAGCCACACCACCTTCCATGAGGGTGTCACCGACATCGGCTATGGGCTGCGGCCGGAGCACGAACTCGAAATGAAGGCCACGCATGCCCGTGACGCCGCGGACAGCAAGCCTTGCGATTTCAATCGTTTCGCCGAGCTGGTGAAGCCCTACACGTTGGAGTATACGGCCGAACTCACCGGTGTTCCGAAGGAGCGGCTGCTGGCCCTTGCCGAGCTCTATGCCGACCCGAAGACCAAGGTGGTCTCCTTCTGGACCATGGGCTTCAACCAGCATGTCCGCGGGGTCTGGTGCAACCACCTGGTTACCAACATCCACCTCTTGACCGGCAAGATCAGCCTGCCCGGCAACGGGCCCTTCTCCTTGACGGGGCAGCCATCCGCCTGCGGCACCGCGCGCGAGGTCGGCGTTTTCGCGCACCGGCTCCCGGCCGACATGGTGGTCACCAATCCCGAGCACCGGGGCACGGCGGAAAAGATCTGGAAGCTCCCGGCGGGGCTGCTCAACGGGGAGCCCGGCTATCATGCGGTCATGCAGGACCGTATGCTGAAGGACGGCAAGCTCAACGCCTATTGGGTGATGTGCAACAACAACCTGCAGGCAGCCCCCAATACGGAGCAGGAAACCTATCCCGGTTACCGGAACCCGGCGAACTTCATCGTGGTGACCGACGCCTATCCCACGGTGACGGCCATGGCGGCGGACCTCGTGCTGCCGGCCGCGATGTGGGTGGAGAAAGAAGGCGCTTACGGCAATGCCGAGCGGCGCACCCATTTCTGGCACCAGCTCGTGCGGGCTCCCGGGGAGGCGCGCTCGGACCTCTGGCAGCTGATGGAGTTTTCCAAGCGCTTCACCACGGACGAGGTCTGGCCGGCCGAGATTCTCGACGCAAATCCGGAGTACCGGGGCAAAACCCTTTATGAGGTCGTGTTCGCCAATGGCGAAACCAACAAGTACCCTGTCTCCGACATGGAGGCGGGCTACGAGAACCATGAAGCCCAGCATTTTGGTTTCTACGTGCAGAAGGGCTTGTTCGAGGAATATGCCGAGTTCGGCCGTCACCATGGCCATGATCTGGCGCCCTTCGACACCTACCACCAGGTTCGGGGTCTCCGCTGGCCCGTCGTGGACGGAAAGGAAACGCTTTGGCGCTACCGGGAGGGCTACGACCCCTATGTGCCCAAGGGCGAGGGGGTGCGGTTCTACGGCATGTCCGACGGCAAGGCGAAGATCATCAGCTATCCCTACGAGCCGCCCGCGGAGGCACCTGATCCGGAGTTCGACCTCTGGCTTGTGACGGGCCGGGTGCTTGAGCACTGGCATTCCGGGTCGATGACCATGCGGGTGCCCGAGCTCTACAAGGCGTTTCCCATGGCAGTGATCTTCATGCATCCCGACGATGCCAAGGCACGCGGGCTGCGCCGCGGGTCCGAGGTTGAGGTGGCGTCCCGGCGTGGCTTCATCCGCACCCGTGTGGAGACACGGGGCCGGAACCGCCCGCCCAGGGGCGTGGTCTTCGTGCCCTGGTTCGATAGCGCCAGACTGATCAACAAGGTCACGCTGGATGCCACTGACCCGATCAGCAAGCAGACCGACTTCAAGAAGTGTGCCGTCAAGGTCACTCCTGTGGCGGCTTAG
- a CDS encoding chaperone NapD: MADEFHIASLLVQREPAVAEQVRSNIATIPGAEVQIEEGAKVIVTVEGNSAGAIAEALTQIQLLSGVMSAVMVFHHEERVKDEGGDTNHADQPPRPIPA; encoded by the coding sequence ATGGCCGATGAATTTCATATCGCCAGCCTGCTGGTGCAGCGCGAACCCGCAGTGGCGGAGCAGGTGCGCTCCAATATTGCAACAATTCCTGGAGCAGAGGTGCAGATCGAGGAAGGAGCCAAGGTCATCGTTACTGTTGAAGGCAACAGTGCCGGCGCCATCGCCGAGGCCCTGACCCAGATCCAGCTTCTGTCCGGCGTGATGTCAGCTGTCATGGTCTTTCACCACGAGGAGCGCGTGAAGGACGAAGGGGGAGATACGAACCATGCAGATCAACCACCCCGGCCTATCCCGGCGTGA
- a CDS encoding nitrate reductase cytochrome c-type subunit, with translation MRVHTILALLTSGAVMTAAALATAQDSEEIQSPFRPPVNFTDEPKAPPLPKEVTDDRRRTRNYPEQPPVIPHNIVGYQVTRNNNQCLTCHSRQFTEQTQAPMISISHYQTREGQTLGAVAPRRYFCTQCHVPQTDAKPIVENRFKPFDALIEPSPGGGGGHP, from the coding sequence ATGCGTGTTCACACCATTCTCGCCCTGCTGACAAGCGGGGCGGTCATGACGGCCGCTGCGCTGGCGACGGCTCAGGACAGCGAGGAGATACAATCGCCGTTCCGGCCGCCGGTGAACTTCACCGATGAACCAAAGGCGCCGCCGCTGCCCAAGGAGGTCACGGACGACCGGCGCCGTACCCGGAACTATCCGGAGCAGCCACCGGTCATCCCGCACAACATTGTTGGCTATCAGGTTACCCGGAACAACAACCAGTGTCTGACCTGCCATAGTCGGCAGTTCACGGAGCAGACGCAGGCGCCGATGATCAGCATCAGCCACTACCAGACCCGGGAGGGGCAGACCCTGGGCGCCGTGGCTCCGCGGCGGTACTTCTGCACCCAATGCCATGTGCCGCAGACGGATGCCAAGCCGATCGTGGAGAACCGCTTCAAGCCGTTCGATGCTCTGATCGAACCCTCGCCGGGTGGTGGTGGAGGTCATCCATGA
- a CDS encoding DUF4142 domain-containing protein, giving the protein MGNRMRSPAAVAGSVLAILVISAPVSFAEMNSSAAEASADYDGILLQQVYQRGLGEIAQAEIAAQRSEHPQVRELAQLVLVQQRNLNRALKELADRQRIALPAAPLDEDRQVLERLRTLHGQALDSSFLRDRVQGLMRQTNILYKLAAQGSDPAVRALAENQAPRMDEIRQRALELRVAVAPIEDGPVGAVPNASQPAETSGEIPGDGTGGRVNATSSSN; this is encoded by the coding sequence ATGGGCAATAGAATGAGGTCACCCGCGGCGGTGGCCGGAAGTGTGCTGGCAATTTTAGTTATTTCCGCGCCAGTTTCATTCGCCGAGATGAATAGTTCGGCCGCAGAAGCATCTGCGGACTATGATGGCATTCTTCTTCAGCAGGTTTACCAACGCGGCCTTGGTGAGATTGCGCAGGCTGAAATTGCGGCGCAGCGTTCCGAACATCCCCAGGTGCGCGAGCTTGCCCAATTGGTTCTTGTCCAGCAGCGCAATCTCAATCGCGCCTTGAAGGAGCTGGCGGACCGCCAGCGGATTGCCTTGCCCGCCGCTCCCTTGGACGAGGATCGGCAGGTGCTTGAGCGTCTGCGAACGTTGCACGGGCAGGCTCTCGACAGCAGCTTCCTGCGCGACCGTGTCCAAGGCCTCATGCGCCAGACGAACATCCTGTATAAGCTGGCGGCGCAGGGCAGCGATCCTGCTGTGAGGGCGTTGGCCGAGAACCAAGCGCCGAGGATGGATGAGATTCGTCAGCGGGCGCTTGAATTGCGTGTTGCCGTGGCGCCCATTGAGGATGGGCCAGTAGGTGCTGTTCCCAACGCATCCCAACCGGCCGAAACCTCGGGCGAGATACCCGGGGATGGTACCGGTGGGCGCGTCAACGCCACATCCTCGTCGAACTAG
- a CDS encoding molybdopterin molybdotransferase MoeA: MEALDHGDGAARSCLALPEDLLGRLVPSLVPVSEVELADLRAARGRVLATDLVAARPVPDFARSAVDGYALRAEDLAGKDAPVLVLRGRVAAGDSGLEAAPGPGAVRIFTGAPLPPGCDRVAMQEDCLESAGHIVVRHLPAPGANVRLPGDDLAAGTMAVRAGTQLDPRHLAAAATLGLARVPVRRRLRVAVLSTGSELVEPGLPLTPGTIHNSNRFLITGILEAAGFEVLILPTAADDPATVRAALLQATDCDALVSSGGMSVGEEDHLRPALTDIGGRIDQWRLAIKPGKPVAVGRLPGQARNGALFLGLPGNPNAVLVTLMILALPLLRVLSGQPYRPLGTRPVRAAHSFVHKKGRREYVPVMLNPGPDGIAVARRLGHGGSGQQSAMVGADALMIIPDKCADTAAGDLFDAITLNLS; this comes from the coding sequence ATGGAAGCGCTGGATCACGGCGACGGTGCCGCACGCTCCTGCTTGGCTCTGCCAGAGGACCTGCTCGGACGGCTTGTGCCCAGCCTTGTCCCCGTTTCCGAGGTGGAACTCGCGGATCTCCGCGCCGCCCGGGGGCGGGTCCTGGCCACGGATTTGGTTGCCGCCCGGCCCGTCCCGGACTTCGCCCGATCCGCTGTTGACGGCTATGCCCTGCGGGCAGAGGATTTGGCGGGGAAGGATGCGCCGGTCCTTGTCTTGCGCGGGCGGGTTGCCGCCGGGGACAGCGGGCTAGAAGCGGCGCCCGGACCGGGCGCCGTGCGGATTTTCACCGGTGCGCCGCTGCCGCCCGGTTGCGACCGGGTGGCAATGCAGGAGGATTGCCTGGAGAGCGCCGGGCATATCGTCGTCCGGCACCTGCCGGCACCAGGCGCCAATGTCCGCCTCCCGGGCGACGACCTGGCAGCGGGGACGATGGCAGTCAGGGCTGGAACGCAGCTGGATCCGCGGCATCTCGCGGCGGCGGCAACACTGGGCCTGGCGCGGGTACCGGTCCGGCGGCGGCTGCGTGTCGCGGTGCTCTCCACCGGCTCAGAGCTGGTCGAGCCTGGCCTGCCGCTCACTCCAGGCACCATCCATAATTCCAACCGCTTTCTGATCACCGGTATATTGGAAGCGGCCGGTTTCGAGGTTCTGATCCTGCCGACGGCGGCGGACGATCCTGCCACTGTTCGTGCCGCGCTGCTCCAGGCGACGGATTGCGACGCCCTGGTGAGTTCCGGCGGCATGTCAGTTGGAGAAGAGGATCACCTGCGCCCGGCGCTAACCGATATCGGCGGACGCATCGACCAGTGGCGGCTTGCCATTAAGCCAGGAAAGCCGGTCGCAGTGGGGCGGCTACCAGGTCAAGCGCGGAACGGCGCACTGTTCTTGGGCCTGCCGGGAAACCCGAATGCGGTGCTGGTGACATTGATGATTTTGGCCCTGCCGCTGTTGCGTGTCCTCTCCGGCCAACCTTACCGGCCGCTCGGCACACGGCCCGTACGTGCGGCACACAGCTTTGTCCACAAGAAGGGACGTCGTGAGTATGTACCGGTCATGCTGAACCCTGGCCCGGACGGCATCGCCGTGGCGCGGCGGCTTGGACATGGTGGCTCGGGCCAGCAATCCGCGATGGTCGGCGCTGATGCATTGATGATCATACCAGACAAGTGCGCCGACACCGCCGCGGGGGACCTGTTCGACGCTATCACGCTCAACCTATCATGA